A region from the Melanotaenia boesemani isolate fMelBoe1 chromosome 11, fMelBoe1.pri, whole genome shotgun sequence genome encodes:
- the foxb2 gene encoding forkhead box protein B2 produces MPRPGKNSYSDQKPPYSYISLTAMAIQNSPEKMLPLSDIYKFIMDRFPYYRENTQRWQNSLRHNLSFNDCFIKIPRRPDQPGKGSFWALHPDCGDMFENGSFLRRRKRFKVLRAENMACKSSPMMHYFHHHHHPGSKLGSPAVHHDHSASPTSVGRLPHFQGYGGITCAQPGGFKHPFAIENIIGRDYKGVVASGLPLTSVMHHLGYPVPPQLSSVVNSMWPHVGMLSESISGVSVPTASSEYAPFSVSAKGLYHNANGQTLPAVPVPIKPTPSLGPVPGLTGLQSGPPQLCSPASVMEKSDLLEGKGNPLHPALLLS; encoded by the coding sequence ATGCCCCGTCCTGGAAAAAACTCTTATAGCGACCAGAAGCCTCCATACTCCTACATATCACTGACAGCGATGGCTATCCAGAACTCACCCGAGAAGATGCTGCCTTTGAGTGACATTTATAAGTTCATAATGGATCGCTTTCCATATTACCGAGAGAACACCCAGAGATGGCAGAATTCCTTGCGACACAACCTCTCGTTTAACGACTGCTTCATCAAAATCCCTCGACGGCCTGATCAGCCAGGGAAAGGCAGCTTCTGGGCTCTGCACCCGGACTGCGGTGACATGTTTGAAAACGGCAGCTTCCTGAGGAGACGGAAGCGCTTCAAGGTTTTGCGTGCTGAGAATATGGCCTGCAAGAGTTCCCCGATGATGCATTActtccaccatcatcaccatcccGGCAGTAAGTTGGGCTCACCAGCCGTCCACCATGACCACTCAGCGTCTCCAACAAGCGTGGGTCGGCTCCCCCACTTTCAGGGTTACGGGGGCATTACGTGCGCTCAGCCTGGTGGGTTTAAACACCCCTTCGCCATCGAGAACATTATAGGACGGGACTACAAGGGCGTAGTGGCCAGCGGGCTTCCTCTCACCTCAGTCATGCACCACCTGGGTTACCCGGTCCCTCCTCAACTCAGTAGCGTGGTCAATTCGATGTGGCCTCATGTGGGTATGCTGTCTGAGTCCATAAGTGGCGTGTCTGTGCCAACAGCATCCTCCGAGTATGCGCCCTTCAGTGTGTCAGCGAAAGGCTTGTACCACAATGCCAACGGGCAAACTCTGCCCGCCGTCCCGGTGCCAATAAAACCCACCCCGTCCTTGGGTCCAGTGCCTGGTTTGACGGGGCTACAGTCCGGCCCACCCCAGCTCTGCTCACCGGCTTCAGTGATGGAGAAAAGTGATCTGCTAGAGGGGAAAGGAAACCCTCTACACccagctcttcttctgtcctAA